A portion of the Gossypium arboreum isolate Shixiya-1 chromosome 8, ASM2569848v2, whole genome shotgun sequence genome contains these proteins:
- the LOC108481930 gene encoding probable methyltransferase PMT21 yields MKQKDEKNQSQSDRALKIIPVTLLVFALCGLSFYLGGIFCSEKSLLEGKIVQELSKAVSSPEYSAENALQIKSVTFSECSIDYQDYTPCTDPRRWKKYGYRRLTFLERHCPPLYERKECLVPPPVGYKPPIRWPKSRKECWYRNVPYDWINKQKSNQNWLKKKGEKFLFPGGGTMFPKGVGAYVNLMQDLIPEMRDGTVRTAIDTGCGVASWGGDLLDRGILTLSLAPRDNHEAQVQFALERGIPAILGVISTQRLPFPSSSFDMAHCSRCLIPWTEFGGIYLLEVHRILRPGGFWVLSGPPINYEHRYQGWNTTIEEQRAALEKLQDLLTSMCFTVYATQGDIAVWQKSSDIGCYEKLTGPDVYPATCDDSIEPDAAWYTPLRPCAISPRQKLKRSSVGSLPKWPQRLNIAPERISDVPGGSGNALKRDDSKWKMRAQHYKKILPAIGTDKIRNVMDMNTVYGGLAAALIDNPLWVMNVVSSYSANTLPVVFDRGLVGTYHDWCEAFSTYPRTYDLLHLDGLFAAESHRCHMKYVLLEMDRILRPEGHALIRESNYFMDAIETIAKGMRWNCHKEDTENSGEKEKILVCQKTLWYASSTNSTR; encoded by the exons ATGAAGCAAAAAGATGAAAAGAATCAGTCCCAATCTGATAGAGCTTTGAAGATTATCCCTGTAACGTTACTGGTTTTCGCGTTATGCGGGTTATCGTTCTATCTTGGTGGAATCTTCTGTTCTGAGAAAAGCTTATTGGAAGGGAAGATAGTCCAAGAGCTTTCCAAGGCTGTTTCTTCGCCCGAATATTCTGCAGAAAATGCCCTTCAAATCAAATCTGTTACCTTCTCGGAATGCAGCATCGATTATCAAGACTACACTCCATGCACCGATCCCAGG AGGTGGAAGAAGTACGGTTACCGTCGGCTTACTTTCTTGGAACGCCACTGTCCTCCGCTGTATGAGAGGAAGGAATGCTTGGTTCCACCCCCTGTAGGATACAAACCACCAATCAGATGGCCAAAGAGTCGGAAAGAATGTTGGTACag GAACGTCCCGTACGATTGGATCAACAAGCAGAAGTCTAATCAGAATTGGCTGAAGAAAAAAGGGGAGAAGTTCCTTTTCCCTGGTGGTGGTACTATGTTCCCTAAAGGAGTGGGTGCATATGTTAATTTAATGCAGGATCTGATCCCTGAAATGAGAGATGGCACAGTTCGAACTGCAATCGATACCGGTTGTGGG GTAGCAAGTTGGGGGGGCGATCTATTAGATCGTGGAATTCTGACGCTTTCTCTTGCTCCGAGAGATAATCATGAAGCTCAGGTCCAGTTCGCGCTAGAACGTGGGATACCAGCAATCCTTGGTGTCATTTCTACACAGCGCCTTCCTTTCCCTTCAAGCTCATTTGATATGGCTCATTGCTCAAGATGCCTTATCCCATGGACTGAATTTG GTGGAatttatctccttgaagttcatCGAATACTCCGCCCAGGTGGTTTCTGGGTCTTGTCTGGCCCTCCTATAAACTACGAACACCGCTATCAAGGATGGAATACAACTATCGAAGAGCAGAGAGCAGCTTTAGAAAAGTTGCAGGACTTATTGACATCAATGTGCTTTACAGTGTATGCTACACAGGGTGATATTGCTGTGTGGCAGAAATCTTCAGATATTGGCTGCTATGAGAAGCTCACCGGTCCAGATGTCTATCCAGCCACGTGTGATGACAGTATCGAACCGGATGCAGCATGGTACACTCCGTTACGCCCATGTGCTATATCTCCAAGACAAAAGCTTAAGAGGTCATCCGTGGGTTCCCTGCCAAAGTGGCCACAGAGGTTAAACATCGCACCTGAGCGCATTTCAGATGTTCCTGGTGGGAGTGGCAATGCTTTAAAGCGCGATGACAGCAAGTGGAAAATGCGAGCCCAGCACTACAAAAAGATCCTCCCAGCTATTGGGACTGATAAGATTAGAAATGTTATGGACATGAATACAGTCTATGGAGGTTTAGCTGCAGCTCTCATTGATAATCCCTTGTGGGTCATGAATGTAGTCTCTTCCTACTCTGCCAACACATTACCAGTTGTCTTTGACCGGGGCCTTGTTGGCACTTATCATGACTG GTGTGAAGCTTTTTCGACATATCCTCGAACATACGATCTCCTTCACCTCGATGGCCTCTTTGCTGCCGAGAGCCACAG GTGTCATATGAAGTATGTGCTGTTGGAAATGGACCGAATCCTGCGACCGGAGGGGCACGCATTAATACGGGAATCCAACTACTTCATGGATGCTATCGAGACCATTGCGAAGGGAATGAGGTGGAACTGCCACAAAGAAGATACTGAAAATAGTGGGGAGAAGGAAAAAATACTAGTATGCCAGAAAACTCTGTGGTATGCCTCCTCTACTAACAGTACAAGATGA